In Portunus trituberculatus isolate SZX2019 chromosome 22, ASM1759143v1, whole genome shotgun sequence, one DNA window encodes the following:
- the LOC123507389 gene encoding uncharacterized protein LOC123507389: MTQQNIVKFVIWACVLLTPIFSHATPFTYTHAQSHTHARTLPSLPEDGKDKQNSISVPRLAPGYPILNTTLGILSFAAFTVYIAMLLGGLLGGDNPAREAVDRRGEAEPAGDITPSISPYNNTLQATHAILPSLHHLPPVFPPLSNHHLSPLLYTLGGHELAGLTANRGNFMQKPSFQHKHEMNNLNYPHSLDSSNHPPLYSYNDILQPSGVHGGPDVSLDNFSGYTGVSQGTRGVTAARGVLEGLRKRAPVTPTLSDMKEPPPPPPPPPPPHTMASGRNGTNTLSPAGILLTQTEKQDSTSPSSSLIFTNTRTSQDSQIEVPKHPENYNNPPPRFLSQGHEFRGTNSGVSLREAGKTGDRYSGSHLGQEVTRKSGQVSPWRNIRYQHAMKGANTRLHTLINKGHTRDTLPHALHNQSHTRTIPSQRTNTTKPQNLSHSTISKVTTYTLTSPRTTTNSITTSRTQTPPTAPPSDTQAKNLTNLHLDRPATAAAIVSAVRKITLENLEAQQGAGDF; encoded by the exons atgactcaGCAAAATATAGTAAAATTCGTAATATGGGCGTGTGTACTACTGACGCCCATATTCTCCCATGCCACGCCCTTCACCTACACTCACGCCCAGTCACACACCCACGCCCGCACCCTACCATCGCTACCTGAGGACGGAAAGGACAAGCAAAATTCAATATCTGTTCCTCGCTTGGCGCCGGGCTATCCCATCTTGAACACCACCCTGGGCATTCTCTCCTTCGCCGCCTTCACTGTGTACATTGCCATGCTGCTCGGTGGGCTTCTTGGAGGGGACAATCCGGCCAGGGAGGCAGTGGACAG GCGGGGCGAGGCAGAACCAGCGGGAGACATCACGCCAAGCATTTCTCCCTACAACAACACACTGCAGGCAACACACGCGATCTTGCCTTCCCTGCACCACCTCCCTCCAGTCTTCCCGCCCCTGAGCAACCATCACCTCAGCCCTCTTCTGTATACACTAGGAGGACATGAACTGGCGGGCCTTACAGCGAACAGAGGGAACTTCATGCAAAAACCTTCATTTCAACACAAACACGAGATGAATAACCTTAACTACCCTCACAGTTTAGACTCTTCTAATCACCCACCCCTCTACTCTTACAACGATATCCTACAGCCTTCAGGAGTGCATGGTGGCCCTGACGTGTCCCTTGATAACTTCTCAGGGTATACAGGCGTGTCTCAGGGTACTAGAGGTGTCACTGCTGCACGTGGGGTACTGGAAGGCCTAAGAAAGCGAGCACCAGTTACACCAACACTCTCCGACATgaaggaaccaccaccaccaccaccaccaccaccaccaccacacacaatggCGTCAGGAAGAAATGGTACTAATACATTATCTCCTGCAGGAATCCTACTAACCCAAACAGAGAAACAGGACTCTACCTCGCCCTCTTCATCTCTTATATTTACTAACACTAGGACTTCGCAGGACTCCCAAATAGAGGTCCCTAAACACCCTGAAAATTACAACAACCCTCCACCTCGCTTTCTTTCACAGGGACACGAGTTTAGGGGCACAAATTCAGGGGTCTCGTTAAGGGAAGCAGGTAAAACAGGTGACAGGTATTCTGGCAGTCACTTAGGGCAGGAAGTTACGAGGAAATCAGGCCAAGTGTCACCATGGAGAAACATTCGTTACCAGCACGCCATGAAGGGAGCCAACACGCGTCTCCACACTCTTATTAACAAAGGCCACACCCGTGACACACTCCCACACGCCCTTCATAACCAGAGCCACACACGCACAATACCCTCACAgcgcaccaacaccaccaagcCACAAAACCTCTCACATTCCACCATCTCAAAGGTCACTACATATACCCTGACGtcaccacgcaccaccaccaactccatCACCACGTCACGGACACAGACCCCTCCTACAGCACCTCCTTCAGACACCCAAGCTAAAAACCTCACAAATTTACACTTGGATCGCCCGGCCACAGCTGCTGCCATTGTGTCCGCCGTCAGGAAGATAACCCTCGAGAACTTGGAGGCGCAACAAGGAGCGGGGGACTTCTAA